The sequence TAACTTAGGCGAAGAAGAAGCAGCTTTAGCTATCGAAGAAGGGGTATGTAAAGCCTTGGGAACTGGAAGGATTAAAGATATGGCGGCAGGTAAGATGGGGCTTACTACTTCAGAGGTAGGGGATTTAGTTAAAGAATTTATTACTAAAGGTGAATAATTATGAAAAGATATAATCTTGCTATTGTCGGGGCTACAGGAGCAGTTGGAAATCAGATGAAGAAGATCATAGAAGAACGTAACTTTCCCGTAGAAAAGTTATTTCTTTTTACGAGTAGTCGCTCGGCAGGAAAAATCTTAGAGTTTAAAGATGAACAAATTACTACCTTAGAACTCACGGTTGATTCTTTTAAAGACATAGAAATAGCCTTATTTTCTGCTGGAGCTAAGGTTTCCAAAGAATATGCTCCTTATGCGGTGAAAGAAGGTTGCTTGGTGATTGATAACAGTAGTGCTTTTAGAATGGAGAAAGATGTGCCTTTGGTTGTCCCAGAAGTAAATCCTTCTGATTTAAAGTGGCATCAAGGAATTATTGCTAATCCTAATTGTTCTACTATTCAAATGGTCATGGCTCTTAAGCCTCTTTATGATAAAGCAGGTATAAGAAGAATAGTAGTAAGTACCTATCAATCAACTTCTGGTACGGGATGGAAGGCCATGGTAGAGTTAAGGGAGCAATGCGAAGCGGTGATTAATCAAAAAGAAGTAAATATCCAAGTTTATCCTCACCAAATTGCTTTTAATCTTATTCCTCAAATTGGTGATTTTTTAGATAACGGGTATACCACAGAAGAGATCAAGATGGTTAATGAAACCAGGAAGATTTTAGGAGATGAAACTATTAATATTACCGCTACTACGGTTCGAGTTCCGGTCTTTATTTCTCATAGTGAGGTAGTTAATGTGGAGCTGAAGCAAAAGCTAACCGTAGATGAAGTCAAAAGAATTT comes from bacterium and encodes:
- a CDS encoding aspartate-semialdehyde dehydrogenase, producing MKRYNLAIVGATGAVGNQMKKIIEERNFPVEKLFLFTSSRSAGKILEFKDEQITTLELTVDSFKDIEIALFSAGAKVSKEYAPYAVKEGCLVIDNSSAFRMEKDVPLVVPEVNPSDLKWHQGIIANPNCSTIQMVMALKPLYDKAGIRRIVVSTYQSTSGTGWKAMVELREQCEAVINQKEVNIQVYPHQIAFNLIPQIGDFLDNGYTTEEIKMVNETRKILGDETINITATTVRVPVFISHSEVVNVELKQKLTVDEVKRILSNMPGVKVIDNSKNLMYPHPLMAKNTDEVYVGRIREDLSHPLGINMWIVADNLRKGAALNAVQIAEKMIELRLI